One region of Plasmodium gaboni strain SY75 chromosome 6, whole genome shotgun sequence genomic DNA includes:
- a CDS encoding putative membrane protein (conserved Plasmodium membrane protein, unknown function~part of same gene as PGSY75_0628400B~gap found within coding sequence): MQYELLINNYYEDEHKDSTDRLSFMKFIRLLYCCFSVMILI; encoded by the exons atgCAGTATGAACTATTG attaataattattatgaagATGAACATAAAGATAGTACAGATCGACTGTCTTTTATGAAATTTATCCGTTTGTTGTATTGCTGTTTCTCTGTAATGATTTTAATTG
- a CDS encoding putative membrane protein (conserved Plasmodium membrane protein, unknown function~part of same gene as PGSY75_0628400A~gap found within coding sequence), producing FKKKIQRKISFVHVIEMVLYGSIMSVVLASILEYILSFYFFYFSNLCFTNEVNRSLHFVYSIIVFFYFFFIIAYVEELSKIMPMLFVYINIAHCKNEYKELPLVNDSNILEDPSYEEGPKVQEYRRPKFQYIIVNDELEYIFFSLCSSAGFSSTENLFYSTQTTKDNFFCIIILRNLICVLFHMCCTGISSYNIYNYVNQKYKKGFFFRCLYILVSLFSSSLFHAVYDYTIFFSSMNIPSYQIIFLKILFTYSFISVLLMFFFSVIRNMI from the exons gtttaagaaaaaaatcCAAAGGAAAATAAGCTTTGTTCATGTAATAGAAATGGTACTATATGGATCAATTATGTCAGTGGTTTTGGCTAGTATTttagaatatattttatcattttattttttttatttttccaATTTATGTTTTACAAATGAAGTAAATAGGTCCCTGCATTTTGTGTATTCGATAATagtattttttt actttttttttataatagCATATGTAGAAGAGCTTTCGAAGATTATGCCAATGctatttgtatatataaatatagcacattgtaaaaatgaatataaagAATTGCCCTTAGTTAATGATAGTAATATTTTAGAAGACCCTTCTTATGAAGAAGGACCAAAAGTACAGGAATATAGAAGACCAAAatttcaatatattatagtGAATGACGAATtggaatatatttttttctctttatGTTCTTCAGCTGG TTTTTCAAGTACTGagaatttattttattcaaCGCAAACTACCAAGgacaattttttttgtattataatattaag AAATTTAATATGTGTGCTATTTCATATGTGTTGCACGGGTATTTCATcctataatatatataattatgttaaccagaaatacaaaaagg gttttttttttagatgCTTATACATATTGGTATCTctattttcttcttctttatttCACGCTGTTTATGACTATACGATATTTTTTAGTTCGATGAACATTCCTTCttatcaaataatttttttaaaaatattgtttACTTATAGTTTCATTTCAGTTTTGTTgatgtttttttttagtgTAATTAGGAACatgatataa
- a CDS encoding putative glutamyl-tRNA(Gln) amidotransferase subunit B gives MFIHVLHFYHIMSRYVIFSSFFMFIIYYHSFITCFNINHISNNNNLLIPLNKCSIKKGRKNKHLNFYDHAKGQVKQHGGTLRKNDIFFSDIKNEEIKENTISHMEKNIKCKIGLEVHIQLSTKYKAFCNCFNISSLYGEKTYEKNHNDLIAFIRENIWKEKNEQVKVSNEKVHNEDVKVSNEKVHNEDVKVSNEKVHNEDVKVSNEKVHNEDVKVPNEHKNIHQSIFNNQIKKNKDLINNNTSDDIIINKYHNNENIEPNKYICNTCIGEVGSLNTLNSTAVLFSYLISIIFNCNLNNNISFDRKIYNYYDLPKGYQITQNYNPIGYDGYILLNEKKYHIKSIQLEEDTSKCYLHFSNKDEEVTNSNDYHINCNDNKYIDKNDNRSIHNNINTNYNNIYSEKINNEHYVRNNTNQIHSKPDKILLDYNRCGVPLVEIVVEKTDMNSDECINILKEIKNKVCLLGVCVGNKENIRSDINISFEYGNFKNDRMEIKNINSFKKIRNYIETEKKNFINYIIKNNINSNIINDHINNDKNSNNTHNNNNTCCSNNNIYTKSYIDNTHFILRKKESYNYVKEGNIPIYKINDNILKLLKFYVNYKIKIYQDEKKYNWSKHYFHVFFNDPFLYNYFNECLKYEQEKYVSNFLVNTLLDILKKKNILSKQILIKPKDLCFIINYAHTNNIDNTFLKSFIFQFIDKQFNKEIFYEQLKHINTIDIEHTLIELIKQNKHYLKYDQNKLSIINQQNFKNRIIGLLKNKFNVHTSNVIINYKHVNDFILNYINKNLL, from the coding sequence ATGTTTATCCATGTTTTACATTTCTATCATATAATGAGCAGATATGTAATTTTCTCCtctttttttatgttcattatatattatcattcttttattacatgtttcaatataaatcatatcagtaacaataataatttgCTCATTCcattaaataaatgttCAATTAAAAAGGGAAGGAAAAATAAACATCTTAACTTTTATGATCATGCCAAGGGTCAAGTAAAACAGCATGGAGGTACACTCagaaaaaatgatatattttttagtgatataaaaaatgaagaaatcAAAGAAAACACTATATCACatatggaaaaaaatataaagtGTAAAATAGGCTTAGAAGTACATATACAGCTAAgtacaaaatataaagcATTCTGTAATTGTTTCAACATATCTTCATTATATGGAGAAAAAacatatgaaaaaaatcACAATGATTTAATAGCATTTATAAGAGAAAATATATGGAAAGAGAAAAATGAACAAGTAAAAGTATCAAATGAAAAAGTTCATAATGAAGATGTAAAAGTATCAAATGAAAAAGTTCATAATGAAGATGTAAAAGTATCAAATGAAAAAGTTCATAATGAAGATGTAAAAGTATCAAATGAAAAAGTTCATAATGAAGATGTAAAAGTACCAAATGAACATAAGAATATACATCAATCCATTTTTAATAAtcaaattaaaaagaacAAGGATCTAATAAATAACAACACATCAgatgatattattataaataaatatcataataatgaaaatatcgaacccaataaatatatatgtaatacTTGTATTGGAGAAGTAGGATCTCTAAATACATTAAATAGTACAGCTGTTTTATTCTCATATTTAatttctattatttttaattgtaacttaaataataatatctCCTTTGACagaaaaatttataattattatgacCTGCCCAAAGGTTACCAGATTACACAAAATTATAACCCTATTGGATATGatggatatatattattgaatgaaaaaaaatatcatataaaaagtataCAACTTGAAGAAGACACCAGTAAGTGTTACTTACATTTCTCTAATAAGGATGAAGAAGTTACAAATTCTAATGATTATCATATTAATtgtaatgataataaatatatagataaaaatgataatcgttctatacataataatataaatactaattataataatatatattcagaaaaaattaataatgaaCATTATGTAAGAAATAACACGAATCAGATACATTCCAAACcagataaaatattattagaCTATAACAGATGTGGTGTACCTCTTGTTGAAATAGTTGTAGAAAAAACTGATATGAACAGCGATGAATGCATAAATATTcttaaagaaataaaaaataaagtatGCTTGTTAGGTGTATGTGTAGGAAATAAAGAAAACATACGTTCagatattaatatatcttttgAATATGGAAATTTTAAGAATGACCGCATggaaattaaaaatattaatagctttaaaaaaataagaaattatatagaaacagaaaagaaaaattttataaattatattatcaaaaataacataaatagtaatataataaatgatcatataaacaatgataaaaattcaaacaatacacataataataacaatacCTGTTgtagtaataataacatatatacaaaaaGCTATATAGATAATACACATTTTATTctaagaaaaaaagaatcatataattatgttaaagaaggaaatatacctatatataaaattaatgataatattttgaaattattaaaattttatgtcaattataaaataaaaatttatcaagatgaaaaaaaatataactggtcaaaacattattttcatgttttttttaatgatccatttttatataattattttaatgaatgcttaaaatatgaacaagaaaaatatgtatCCAATTTTTTAGTTAATACATTATtagatattttaaaaaaaaaaaatattctatCCAAACAAATATTAATCAAACCTAAAgatttatgttttattattaattatgcccatacaaataatatagataatacTTTCTTAaaatcatttatttttcaattCATAGACAAACaatttaataaagaaatCTTCTATGAACAACTCAAACATATTAATACAATCGATATTGAACATACATTAATAGAATTaattaaacaaaataaacattatttgaaatatgatcaaaataaattatctATCATTAATCaacaaaattttaaaaacaGAATTATCGgattattaaaaaataaattcaaTGTACATACGTCCAatgtaattataaattataaacatgtgaatgattttatattgaactatataaataaaaatctGTTATAA
- a CDS encoding hypothetical protein (conserved Plasmodium protein, unknown function), whose translation MIVTQKYLSTCIIKKKYFFLKSGPNNKECYRIRGFLTQRKKARCLLVDKKCEDKDLFYKNDKSNILNRYKVDDIKNIYFYNLLHFNLLDVLNICKILLHMKSITLYKYNNNVSINIQQFIKDKNKIKKEKRKNSIWQNNSNHLINSLVIFFKKYFQRYKEEKDLFFKLASYQMEKKKKKKKKKAKNISENYVLASQNLMDENIDNKSVKKKGKTNYFKKSIIRGILENTNISIKKKSYVNNIKDKIFLFEFSVDNIQFSLECLYKKVRGIYFLYRNIMYIKINEYYKIPIAVLNIISNINVYYKVMKNYILVNSFFIKYYFKYYLNKVFNLNNMFVQGKKKKKKKEYIFKNMKDNLIYIRQIKKKTTMNNHPCNDKKKEIISTPYYSKEIINGMDFYNILHKNNIKIKRVKIYFNGKLFVSFPICLTYNINNYQFYLNNIKYININMNNLTTNELYIIKDIYLNNKIYFKNNAFCYLNNENIIMSNEMINIDLDYILLFYILYFNDNQNLYIPRVCNPAWPFYSLINQNNLVLKKKTTKTIQKELTKKNQKNINSRNILKRVIYKADQNFVNFVF comes from the coding sequence ATGATTGTCacacaaaaatatttatctacttgtattataaaaaagaaatatttttttttaaaatcGGGACCAAATAATAAGGAATGTTATAGGATACGTGGTTTTTTAACGCAAAGAAAAAAGGCGAGGTGTTTATTAGTAGATAAAAAATGTGAAGATAAagatttattttataaaaatgacaaaagtaacatattaaatagatataaagtggatgatataaaaaacatatatttttataatttattgCATTTTAATCTACTAGACGTActtaatatatgtaaaatattattgCATATGAAAAGTATTACtctatataaatataataataatgtgtCCATAAACATTCAGCAGTTCattaaagataaaaataaaataaaaaaagaaaaaagaaaaaatagtatatggcaaaataattcaaatcatttaattaatagtttagtaatattttttaaaaaatatttccAAAGGTATAAAGAGGAAAAGGACTTGTTCTTCAAGTTGGCTAGCTACcaaatggaaaaaaaaaaaaaaaaaaaaaaaaaaaaagcgAAAAATATTAGTGAAAATTATGTATTAGCTAGCCAAAATTTGATGgatgaaaatatagataacaaatctgttaaaaaaaaagggaaAACAAATTATTTCAAGAAATCTATTATAAGAGGTATTTTGGAAAATACGAATATTTctataaagaaaaaaagttatgtaaataatataaaagataaaatctttttatttgaatttaGTGTGGATAATATTCAGTTTTCTTTAGAGTGtctttataaaaaagtaagaggtatatattttttgtatagaaatattatgtatataaaaataaatgaatattataaaatacCCATTGCtgttttaaatattatatcaaatatTAATGTTTACTATAAGGtgatgaaaaattatattcttgttaattcattttttataaaatattatttcaagtattatttaaataaagtttttaatttaaacAATATGTTTGTTCagggaaaaaaaaaaaaaaaaaaaaaagaatatatatttaaaaatatgaaggataatttaatatatataagacaaataaaaaaaaaaacaacTATGAATAATCATCCTTGTaatgacaaaaaaaaagaaataatatccacaccatattattcaaaagAGATAATAAATGGGATGgatttttataacatattacataaaaataatataaaaataaaaagagtaaaaatatattttaatggGAAGTTATTTGTTTCTTTTCCTATATGTTTAACttataacataaataattatcaattttatttgaataatataaaatatattaatattaatatgaataatttgacaacaaatgaattatatattattaaagatatatatttaaacaataagatatattttaaaaataatgcattttgttatttaaataatgagAATATCATTATGAGTAATgaaatgataaatatagatcttgattatattttgttattttatattttatattttaacGATAATCagaatttatatattcctcGGGTGTGTAATCCAGCGTGGCCTTTTTATTCCTTGATAAATCAGAATAATTTAGTTcttaaaaagaaaacaacAAAAACAATACAAAAGGAGTTGACAAAAAAgaatcaaaaaaatataaacagtaggaatattttaaaaagggtaatatataaagctgatcaaaattttgtaaattttGTGTTTTGA
- a CDS encoding hypothetical protein (conserved Plasmodium protein, unknown function) → MKLHAEFKQDSIEDFLYILKGLKEFTSFAIENSFLCFKFSEKYLYIFGNEKKHVEIFIKITMNDLFYENFILKSNSNNEIIILVYIFQIYDIFKNITNKNTKITIDLFEKNGICILLFKNYCNVTDAFKKYECGIEIINPTLTNFPNIKMNKHFLCVNCKLKKCCKILNTYSKFFSDKIQITFQVSNKNCDIIFLMNSLTSQNITTLKNNFVLKNIVDKKKQNNLHNIQDIKNLQYKRKGNNIQYNTQIIKKVIFIKTLMKALNILNECRNNKEDVGIFKIMVPYNKCWFGLKLGQFESSGNWKIVIIITDLNTDE, encoded by the coding sequence ATGAAGCTACATGCCGAATTCAAACAAGATAGTATAGAagattttttatatattcttaaaGGACTTAAAGAATTTACTTCTTTTGCTATTGAAAATTCATTTCTATGTTTTAAGTTTTCAGAGAAATACCTGTACATATTTGGGAATGAAAAGAAACATGTAGagatatttataaaaattactatgaatgatttattttatgaaaatttcatattaaaaagtaattcaaataatgagattatcatattagtatatatatttcaaatatatgatatctttaaaaatataacaaataagAATACAAAAATTACTATTGActtatttgaaaaaaatggtatatgtatattattatttaaaaattattgtAATGTTACAGATgcttttaaaaaatatgaatgtggtatagaaataataaatccAACCTTAACCAACTTTccaaatattaaaatgaataaacattttttatgtgtTAACTGTAAATTGAAAAAATGttgtaaaatattaaatacCTATTCAAAATTCTTTTCAGATAAAATTCAAATCACTTTTCAAGtttcaaataaaaattgtGATATTATCTTCTTAATGAATTCTTTAACTTCTCAAAATATTACAACacttaaaaataattttgttcttaaaaatattgtcgataaaaaaaaacaaaacaatcttcataatatacaagatataaaaaatttacaatataaacgaaaaggaaataatatacaataCAATACacaaattattaaaaaagttATCTTTATAAAAACTCTTATGAAAGCtttaaacatattaaatgaatgtagaaataataaagaagatgttggaatatttaaaataatggtaccttataataaatgttGGTTTGGATTAAAATTAGGTCAATTCGAATCATCTGGAAATTGGAAAATAGTCATCATAATAACAGATTTAAACACCGACGAATGA
- a CDS encoding hypothetical protein (conserved Plasmodium protein, unknown function), producing the protein MSHIYDMLGINVEKIKTKKKQKEKISKKQLSFLKDNDNLFSLPTTSKIISLNNKNVSVWRLVKFRSKCRNDDLILTKWSKIGYKNDKKEFNEDKIEDDDTFEKFNKKINIIKYNDDLYYREIQPMNANWTKEETDYLFNLCEKYDCHFIIVNDVYDLKYKRTIEEIKERFYSVTKKVMEDKFDQQIKLEEAKKIKNNNDILKLKEAKAKHPLIKFTYNMQADVERKNIIHKTYTVSKKDVMLEETTLENIKKFESKIKLELKKAADMKKLKKKFELTREEIVPITKLPEEDKEDKNIYSARYYFQKLKIDISYFDKLDIYLKENNIEKPTIYTENICFLYGVLRTDVAILLNLRKKIEKLKQEHEFWKGQMNNLEEEYIKKQKKT; encoded by the exons ATGAGTCACATTTATGATATGCTCGGTATCAATgttgaaaaaataaaaacgAAGAAGAAAcagaaagaaaaaataagtAAGAAACAATTGAGCTTTTTGAAAGATAATGACAATTTATTTTCGTTACCTACTACTTCGAAGATAATAAGT CTGAATAACAAAAACGTGAGCGTGTGGAGACTCGTAAAATTTAGAAGTAAGTGTAGAAACGATGATTTAATATTAACCAAGTGGTCTAAGATAGGATATAAGaatgataaaaaagaattcAATGAAGATAAAATAGAAGATGATGATACATTTGAAAAGttcaataaaaaaataaatatcataaaatataacgatgatttatattatagAGAAATACAACCAATGAATGCAAATTGGACAAAGGAAGAAACagattatttatttaatttgtgtgaaaaatatgattGTCATTTTATAATAGTTAATGATGTATATgatttaaaatataaaagaactatagaagaaataaaagaaCGTTTTTATAGTGTCACTAAAAAAGTTATGGAAGATAAATTTGATCAACAAATTAAATTAGAAGAagcaaaaaaaattaaaaataacaatgatattcttaaattaaaagaagCCAAAGCTAAACATCCTTTGATCaaatttacatataatatgcAAGCTGATGtagaaagaaaaaatattattcataaaaCATATACTGTCTCCAAAAAAGATGTAATGTTAGAAGAAACAACattagaaaatattaaaaagttTGAAAGTAAAATTAAACTAGAATTGAAAAAAGCTGCAGATATGAAGAAGCTAAAGAAAAAGTTTGAATTAACAAGAGAAGAAATAGTTCCC ATTACCAAACTACCAGAGGAAGACAAAGAAgacaaaaatatatacagtgcaagatattattttcaaaagcttaaaattgatatatcatattttgataaactagatatatatttgaaagaaaataatattgaaaaacCAACTATATATACTGAAAATATTTGCTTTTTATATGg GGTATTAAGAACTGATGTTGCAATACTCTTAAATTTGAGGAAGAAAATTGAAAAGTTAAAACAG GAACATGAATTTTGGAAGGGACAAATGAACAACTTGGaagaagaatatataaaaaaacaaaaaaaaacataa